The nucleotide window gtagtggttgtgaggtagtgttggtggtggtggtggttgtgaggtagtgttggtggtggtggtggttgtcaagtagtgttggtggtggtggtggttgtcaagtagtgttggtggtcgtggtagttgtgaggtagtgttggtggtagtaatGGTCAAGTGGCATTGGTGTTGGTGGAagaatggtggttgtggtggtagtgatcgactgatagtggtgatgggtggtaaCAGAGCTGTAAAactaaatattattaataataataatgctcgTGGTAGTCCTTACATAAATAGCAGTGAAGTCGAAAATTCTGTTTGTAGTAGTttgcagtagtaatagtagtagttgtAGCGACGTGTACAACAGTGGTATGGTCAGCGGTAGGTACGATGCCtatggtgatagttgtggtgatgAGATATATGGTAACCATGATTGTGCTTGTTGGCAGCACTGGTACTGGAGAAGTTCCCCTCACAACCATGCCAGGACTTACTCTCAGTACTGTTGCTCAGTACTTACTGAACAAAATGTCTCATAATGTCTCATAATGTCCCTCAAGCCACAATCTCAACTCTTGCAAAGTTTTTCATTACGAAAGTAATTAAACTAAAGGAATTTGCCTGTAGATATTGCATCAAGGGTCTTGCAGAAGTGGCATGACAGTGTAAACCATGCCAGTGTGAAGCATGACAGTGTACAGCATGCCAGTGTGCAGCATGACAGTGTGCAGCATGACAGTGTGCAGCATGACAGCGTGCAGCATCACACTGTGCAGCATGACAGTGTACACCATGACAGTGTACACCATGACAGTGTGCAGCATGACAGTGTGCAGCATGCCAGTGTGCAGCATGACAGTGTGCAGCATGACAGTGTGCAGCATGACAGTGTACACCATAACAGTGTACACCATGACAGTGTACACCATGACAGTGTGCAGCATGACAGTGTGCAGCATGACAGTGTACACAATGACAGTATGCAGCGTGCAGCATGACAGCGTGCAGCATGACAGCGTGCAGCATGACAGCGTGCAGCATGACAGTGTACACCATGACAGTGTACACCATGACAGTGTGCAGCATGACAGTGTGAAGCATGCCAGTGTACACCATAACAGTGTACACCATGACAGTGTACACCATGACAGTGTACACCATGACAGCGTGCAGCATGACAGCGTGCAGCATGACAACGTGCAGCATGGCAGTGTACACCAAGACAGTGTGCAGCATGACAGCGTGCAGCATGACAACGTGCAGCATGGCAGTGTACACCATGACAGTGTGCAGCATGACAGTGTGCAGCATGACAGCGTGCAGCATGGCAGTGTACACCATGACAGTGTGCAGCATGACAGCGTGCAGCATGACAGCGTGCAGCATGACAACGTGCAGCATGGCAGTGTACACCATGACAGTGTGCAGCATGACAGCGTGCAGCATGACAGCGTGCAGCATGACAACGTGCAGCATGGCAGTGTACACCATGACAGTGTGCAGCATGACAGTGTGCAGCCTGACAGCGTGCAGCATGACAGCGTGCAGCATGACAACGTGCAGCATGGCAGTGTACACCATGACAGTGTGCAGCATGACAACGTGCAGCATGGCAGTGTACACCATGACAGTGTGCAGCATGACAACGTGCAGCATGGCAGTGTACACCATGACAGTGTGCAGCATGACAACGTGCAGCATGGCAGTGTACACCATGACAGCGTGCAGCATGACAGCGTGCAGCATGGCAGTGTGCAGCATGACAGTGTAAACCATGCCAGTGTGCAGCATGACAGTGTACAGCATGACAGTGTGCTGCATGACAGCTGGCAGCATGACAGCGTACAGCATGACAGTGTGCAGCATGACAATGTACACCATAACAGTGTACAGCATGACAGTACAGGTGgcaggcgtggggggggggactcTCAGGTGACACTGGCACCTCGAGGCTGACTACATCCTCTTTACCTTCAGCTCCCCCCCCTAGAGCTGCTCAATAGGCACACTAGAGCAGCTCTTTGGGCTCTGTTACTGATACAGCTGTATGGGCTCTGTTACTGATGCAGCTGTATGGGCTCTGTTACAGCTGTATGGGGTCTGTTACTGATACAGCTGTATGGGCTCTGTTACTGATACAGCTGTATGGGCTCTGTTACTGATACAGCTGTATGGGCTCTGTTACTGATACAGCTGTATGGGGTCTGTTACTGATACAACTGTATGGGCTTTGTTACTGATACAGCTGTATGGGGTCTGTTACTGATACAGCTGTATGGGGTCTGTTACTGATACAACTGTATGGGCTTTGTTACTGATACAGCTGTATGGGGTCTGTTACTGATACAGCTGTATGGGGTCTGTTACTGATACAACTGTATGGGCTTTGTTACTGATACAGCTGTATGGGGTCTGTTACTGATACAGCTGTATGGGGTCTGTTACTGATACAACTGTATGGGCTTTGTTACTGATACAGCTGTATGGGGTCTGTTACTGATACAACTGTATGGGCTTTGTTACTGATACAGCTATATGGGGTCTGTTACTGATACAGCTGTATGGGGTCTGTTACTGATACAACTGTATGGGCTTTGTTACTGATACAGCTGTATGGGGTTTGTTACTGATACAACTGTATGGGCTTTGTTACTGATACAGCTGTATGGGGTCTGTTACTGATACAGCTGTATGGGGTCTGTTACTGATACAGCTGTATGGTCCTGCATGCACCACCTGTCTCCCGTCAACTCCGGCATGCACCACCTGTCTCCCGTCAACTCCGGCATGCACCACCTGCCTCCCGTCAACTCCGGCATGCACCACCTGCCTCCTGTCAACTCCTGCATGCACCACCTGCCTCCCGTCAACTCCGGCATGCACCACCTGCCTCCTGTCAACTCCTGCATGCACCACCTGCCTCCCGTCAACTCCGGCATGCACCACCTGCCTCCCGTCAACTCCAGCATGCACCACCTGTCTCCCGTCAACTCCTGcatacaccacctgcctcccgtcAACTCCTGCATGCACCACCTGTCTCCCGTCAACTCCTGcatacaccacctgcctcccgtcAACTCCAGCATGCACCACCTGTCTCCCGTCAACTCCTGCATGCACCACCTGTCTCCCGTCAACTCCTGcatacaccacctgtctcccgtcAACTCCGGCATGCACCACCTGTCTCCCGTCAACTCCTGcatacaccacctgcctcccgtcAACTCCTGCATGCACCACCTGTCTCCCGTCAACTCCGGCATGCACCACCTGTCTCCCGTCAACTCCTGcatacaccacctgtctcccgtcAACTCCAGC belongs to Procambarus clarkii isolate CNS0578487 chromosome 74, FALCON_Pclarkii_2.0, whole genome shotgun sequence and includes:
- the LOC138356787 gene encoding cation channel sperm-associated protein 1-like, which translates into the protein MTVYSMPVCSMTVCSMTVCSMTACSITLCSMTVYTMTVYTMTVCSMTVCSMPVCSMTVCSMTVCSMTVYTITVYTMTVYTMTVCSMTVCSMTVYTMTVCSVQHDSVQHDSVQHDSVQHDSVHHDSVHHDSVQHDSVKHASVHHNSVHHDSVHHDSVHHDSVQHDSVQHDNVQHGSVHQDSVQHDSVQHDNVQHGSVHHDSVQHDSVQHDSVQHGSVHHDSVQHDSVQHDSVQHDNVQHGSVHHDSVQHDSVQHDSVQHDNVQHGSVHHDSVQHDSVQPDSVQHDSVQHDNVQHGSVHHDSVQHDNVQHGSVHHDSVQHDNVQHGSVHHDSVQHDNVQHGSVHHDSVQHDSVQHGSVQHDSVNHASVQHDSVQHDSVLHDSWQHDSVQHDSVQHDNVHHNSVQHDSTGGRRGGGDSQVTLAPRG